A stretch of the Fibrobacter sp. genome encodes the following:
- a CDS encoding fibrobacter succinogenes major paralogous domain-containing protein: MAGTLKDSRDGKTYKTVKIGDQVWMAENLNYKTRESYCYDNKESNCEKYGRLYTWVAAMNACPAGWHLPSEAELERLLAAVGTSGDERSLNLRARSWKNGTDKFGFSALPAGYYSSRREEFCNLGYYTDFWTSTEHNSFYAYRLDISDDFAYDAHNVDKDYGHSVRCLQD; the protein is encoded by the coding sequence TGAAGATTGGCGACCAAGTCTGGATGGCTGAAAACCTGAATTACAAGACCAGAGAGAGCTATTGCTACGATAACAAGGAAAGCAATTGCGAAAAGTACGGTCGCTTGTACACCTGGGTGGCAGCAATGAATGCATGCCCTGCTGGCTGGCACTTGCCCAGTGAGGCAGAGTTAGAACGTCTCCTGGCTGCAGTGGGCACCTCTGGTGATGAAAGATCCCTAAATCTGCGCGCACGCAGTTGGAAAAATGGAACTGATAAGTTCGGCTTTTCCGCTCTCCCTGCTGGCTACTACAGCAGCCGCCGCGAGGAGTTCTGCAATTTGGGCTACTACACCGACTTTTGGACTTCTACGGAGCACAATAGCTTCTACGCCTACCGCCTGGACATCAGCGACGACTTCGCGTACGACGCCCACAACGTCGACAAGGACTACGGACACTCGGTGCGTTGTCTCCAGGACTAA